The DNA region AAGCTGCCAAAAAACTTTATGAAGAAGCCGTATTAACTTATACACAAGGTTTCAAAGGAGCCTATCTGTTACAAGAACCAGGAACAGACAAAGGTATATCGATAATTTTTTGGGAAAGTGTAGAAGATATGGAAGCGAATCACAGTGAGGTTTATCAAGACATTTTGAAACAGATGATGCCTTTATTTGCTGAACCGCCAAAAACAGTAGTTTACGAACTAGTTTGTGAAATCACCCCTAAAGAGAAGGAAGAAGTCTGAAGTAAAGTTCTATCCCCCTTACACCCTAAAGGGTGAGAGAAAAAAGGTGTGGGGAGTGTGGGGAGTATGGGGGGAAAGATTTCTTTACCATCCTCCCACCCTTCCCACACCTCCCACACCTCCCACACCCCTGGATTTCTCTCTTGTGAGAAATCCAGGCCCAA from Aulosira sp. FACHB-615 includes:
- a CDS encoding antibiotic biosynthesis monooxygenase — encoded protein: MDFQDFLRHKFTHVVMGEFKPGKFEAAKKLYEEAVLTYTQGFKGAYLLQEPGTDKGISIIFWESVEDMEANHSEVYQDILKQMMPLFAEPPKTVVYELVCEITPKEKEEV